A genomic stretch from Algoriphagus halophilus includes:
- the porU2 gene encoding putative type IX secretion system sortase PorU2 — protein sequence MKKLKTCFLFLGLLFLSNLIQAQQSNWYTYNQTYYKILTAKDGIYRITPEVLAANGVNVNAVDPRTIRLYHRGKEVAVSLVGQEDGRFDSEDYLDFYGLRNDGTLDSLLYTKFDRLPNPYFNTHSDSTAFFLTITPGEFGLRMAERPAPENNLAQLTSFGTEKLMAYGEQYSLGVGYAFDFRLSIYDQGQGWMSSIITKGNTRSFTLTDLGNPSNSGPATLEIGLVGRSLHNHSTRISVGPTAASQRLVQTENFYGYEYPQLTLPLTMGDFNADGSIVISVQSSGTEAADNVSVAYTKVIFQERVVQGDFSSKLFLVPPGNQQISISQLNSNYEAFEISDYRRPEKVILSNTSNQLRFRASVSSDSSKIWLQNEETILPVSKLEPVQFKNYLTQEADYILVGHHILEQAANQYENPLQAYAAHRASPMGGGFKTMTVFIEDLYNQFAYGEESPTALFEFLKAYYPVHKPSHLLLAGRSLTMYSTARQGGVNYFYRNNPSAFTFQNLIPPGGYPISDNNYVVGLDPSNLDAPAMAVGRIPAKNSQHLADYLDKAIEKDALGVTAPWQKELIHLSGGVSEFELNRYFNYLNGYKTIAEGLYLGGNVTTYRKRSNSTIELIDITGDLNEGRSLVTFFGHGAPTVIDIEIGFASDPTLNYQNKGKYPVMLFNGCDYGSAFGTTYTQGEDWIITPEKGASNIMANTSVGVDVILNRYSNAFYSKAFADSSSIYKTVGEVKQLAEVDFVENFGLVPLSYSHMEQMVLLGDPGTRMFPADKADYSLDATEVFFESFDESPLNALSDSIKLTFVIRNIGLVNTDSVAFRIKRKLPDGTEVAFDPKEIPYISRKDTLEFSIPNIGLNAAGDNTFTLEVNPSKSIPEMTFANNSISITEFIPLSGTLNLFPLDFGIVSEANVNLIAQIPGNPKKDRTIILQLDSAANFNSSYRKEIRITTSGIADWPVTLLSNQDSVTYYWRTKFQEPQLGETDSWTASSFSLIPNGAKGWTQRTNDQLEENQLTNLALNSQRTEWKYLDKNLGFEVFTVGAGVDTLSYKNTQFYLDQVPQIIDNVNNANSRLCPNGSLGMVAFDQTSLTPYLSIPVPGFDILDPRACGRVPQVIQSVQNSWITTPGQTFLEQYVNGVKEGDYVVIFSVGNVTFDAWPDEAYALLKEFGANEATLRNLNTGDPYILYGQKGMAPGEAIEIVGDTNQEFPPNQQTLSFDTELEGYITSGVILTPRVGPASNWERFFQHVNARNWINEEDNTYFDIIGVKADGQEEVILAQVLDQEMDLSFINSTTYPYLRLRYAMDDPESTAPAQLDRWQVNYSGVPEGALFVKNSRDQLSLKEGEQATVDLIFKNVSKYNFLDSIQVDWKWTNLNSKKVENFTKKFPALKAGESMEFSIEFNSIGKAGENELEVFANPRIQQEQTFRNNQIDFESYILVEADETSSLLDVNFDGIYIMDGDIVSPTVMVTAQLVNDQTLLYKQDTVGMDIFLKQNCEGCEFSRVNFSNPNLTWTPASEDSRFKVSFLPGPLEDGLYTLKIQNEDSPQPYEITFEVINESQITNFYPYPNPFSTSVRFVFTVTGSEVPDEIKIQIMTVTGKVVREILQNELGPIRIGNNLTEYAWDGKDEFGDQLANGVYIYRVLVRKNGQFMEHRPTAGDKAFKKGYGKMYLLR from the coding sequence ATGAAAAAATTGAAAACATGCTTCTTATTCCTTGGCTTATTGTTCTTAAGCAACCTTATCCAAGCCCAGCAATCTAATTGGTATACCTATAACCAGACCTATTATAAAATCCTGACAGCAAAAGATGGCATTTATAGAATCACTCCTGAAGTCCTAGCTGCGAATGGAGTAAATGTGAATGCGGTTGATCCAAGGACGATCCGGCTTTACCATCGTGGGAAAGAAGTGGCTGTTTCTTTGGTTGGACAAGAGGATGGAAGATTTGATTCAGAAGATTACCTGGACTTTTATGGATTAAGAAATGATGGAACATTAGATTCTTTGCTGTATACCAAGTTTGACCGCCTTCCAAATCCTTATTTCAATACTCATTCGGATAGTACTGCCTTTTTCTTGACCATCACTCCAGGAGAGTTTGGTCTACGAATGGCAGAACGCCCGGCTCCCGAAAACAACCTAGCTCAATTGACCAGCTTTGGGACGGAAAAATTAATGGCCTATGGAGAGCAATATTCATTAGGAGTAGGATATGCTTTTGATTTTAGGTTGTCCATTTATGATCAGGGGCAAGGATGGATGAGTTCCATTATTACCAAAGGGAATACCCGAAGTTTCACATTGACCGATTTAGGGAATCCCAGCAATTCTGGACCTGCAACGCTCGAAATTGGATTAGTGGGACGTTCGTTGCATAATCATAGCACAAGGATTTCAGTGGGACCTACCGCTGCTTCCCAACGCTTGGTTCAAACGGAAAATTTCTACGGATATGAATACCCCCAATTGACCTTACCTCTGACTATGGGGGATTTTAATGCCGATGGAAGTATTGTGATCAGCGTGCAATCCTCTGGAACGGAGGCAGCAGACAATGTTTCGGTTGCTTATACCAAAGTAATATTTCAGGAAAGGGTGGTGCAAGGAGATTTTTCTTCTAAACTATTCCTTGTGCCGCCAGGAAATCAGCAGATCTCCATTTCTCAATTGAATAGCAATTATGAGGCTTTTGAAATTTCCGATTACCGAAGGCCTGAGAAAGTAATACTTTCCAACACATCGAATCAACTCAGGTTCCGAGCGTCAGTGTCATCCGACAGCAGCAAAATTTGGCTTCAAAATGAGGAGACGATTCTTCCGGTCTCGAAACTAGAACCTGTACAGTTTAAGAATTACCTCACTCAGGAAGCAGATTATATTCTGGTGGGCCACCATATTTTGGAACAGGCCGCCAATCAGTATGAAAATCCACTACAGGCTTATGCGGCACATAGGGCTTCCCCTATGGGGGGAGGTTTTAAAACCATGACAGTCTTTATAGAGGATTTGTACAATCAATTTGCATATGGAGAAGAATCACCAACTGCTCTTTTTGAATTTTTAAAAGCCTATTACCCCGTACACAAACCAAGTCACCTATTGTTAGCAGGAAGATCTTTGACCATGTATTCTACAGCCAGACAGGGAGGCGTTAACTATTTTTATAGAAATAATCCTAGTGCTTTTACGTTTCAAAATCTGATTCCACCAGGAGGATATCCCATCTCTGATAATAATTATGTGGTAGGTTTGGACCCTTCCAATTTGGATGCACCCGCCATGGCTGTGGGAAGAATCCCTGCCAAAAACTCCCAGCATTTAGCCGATTATTTGGATAAAGCCATTGAAAAAGATGCTTTGGGTGTAACAGCACCTTGGCAAAAAGAATTGATTCACCTGAGTGGAGGGGTTTCCGAGTTTGAGTTGAACAGGTATTTCAATTACCTCAATGGATATAAAACCATTGCCGAAGGCTTGTATTTGGGAGGAAATGTGACCACTTATAGAAAGCGTTCTAATTCCACCATTGAATTGATTGACATTACAGGCGATCTCAATGAAGGTCGATCTTTGGTGACATTTTTTGGACATGGGGCACCGACGGTCATTGATATTGAAATTGGATTTGCCTCAGATCCAACCTTGAATTACCAAAACAAAGGAAAGTACCCCGTGATGCTTTTCAATGGTTGTGATTATGGAAGTGCCTTTGGTACCACCTATACCCAAGGGGAGGATTGGATCATTACTCCAGAAAAAGGCGCTTCTAATATAATGGCTAATACCTCTGTGGGAGTGGATGTCATCCTCAATCGATATTCAAATGCCTTTTATTCCAAGGCTTTTGCGGATAGTTCCAGTATTTACAAAACAGTAGGAGAGGTCAAGCAACTGGCAGAGGTGGATTTTGTAGAGAATTTTGGATTGGTTCCTCTAAGCTATTCCCATATGGAGCAAATGGTTTTGCTTGGAGACCCTGGTACACGTATGTTTCCTGCAGATAAAGCAGATTATTCTTTAGATGCAACAGAAGTATTCTTTGAAAGCTTTGATGAATCTCCCCTCAATGCCCTGTCAGATAGTATCAAATTGACTTTTGTGATTCGGAATATTGGCCTAGTGAATACTGATTCTGTTGCTTTTAGAATAAAGCGTAAGCTTCCAGATGGAACGGAAGTAGCCTTTGATCCGAAAGAAATACCCTACATCTCCAGAAAAGATACCTTGGAATTTTCGATTCCGAATATTGGTCTGAATGCTGCAGGAGATAACACCTTTACGTTGGAGGTAAATCCGTCGAAATCTATCCCTGAAATGACTTTTGCCAATAATTCCATTTCTATAACCGAGTTTATTCCTTTGAGCGGTACCTTGAACCTGTTCCCCTTGGACTTTGGAATAGTTTCAGAAGCCAATGTGAATTTAATAGCCCAGATTCCTGGAAATCCCAAAAAGGATCGAACCATTATTCTTCAATTGGATTCGGCTGCTAATTTCAATTCATCATATAGAAAGGAAATCAGGATTACTACTTCTGGAATAGCAGATTGGCCCGTGACTTTGTTGTCGAATCAAGATTCCGTAACCTATTATTGGCGCACGAAATTTCAGGAACCTCAATTGGGTGAAACTGATTCCTGGACCGCTTCCAGCTTTTCTTTGATTCCAAATGGAGCAAAAGGTTGGACCCAACGGACCAATGACCAATTGGAAGAAAATCAGTTGACAAACCTAGCGTTGAATAGCCAAAGAACAGAATGGAAGTATTTGGATAAAAACCTCGGATTTGAAGTGTTTACGGTGGGAGCAGGTGTGGATACTTTGAGCTACAAAAACACCCAGTTCTACCTTGATCAGGTTCCTCAAATCATAGACAATGTCAATAATGCCAATAGCCGACTCTGTCCCAATGGATCTTTGGGGATGGTTGCTTTCGATCAAACATCACTGACTCCTTATTTATCTATTCCAGTTCCGGGCTTTGATATTTTGGATCCTAGAGCCTGCGGTCGAGTACCTCAGGTGATCCAGAGTGTTCAAAATTCTTGGATCACGACTCCAGGTCAGACGTTTTTAGAGCAATATGTGAATGGGGTAAAAGAAGGGGATTATGTGGTCATTTTCTCTGTGGGCAATGTGACGTTCGATGCCTGGCCAGATGAAGCCTATGCTTTATTAAAAGAATTTGGAGCTAACGAAGCTACACTCAGAAACCTGAATACAGGAGATCCTTATATCCTTTATGGCCAAAAAGGGATGGCCCCGGGTGAGGCAATAGAAATTGTTGGAGATACCAATCAGGAGTTCCCTCCTAACCAACAAACCCTTTCATTTGATACGGAACTCGAAGGGTATATTACTTCAGGGGTAATTCTGACCCCTAGAGTGGGGCCAGCTAGCAATTGGGAGCGGTTTTTCCAACATGTCAATGCCAGAAATTGGATCAATGAAGAGGATAATACCTATTTTGATATCATAGGGGTCAAGGCAGATGGACAGGAAGAAGTGATCTTAGCGCAAGTGTTGGATCAGGAAATGGATCTTAGCTTTATCAACTCCACTACCTATCCCTATTTGAGATTACGGTATGCGATGGATGATCCTGAATCTACTGCTCCGGCTCAATTGGACAGATGGCAAGTGAATTATTCGGGAGTTCCTGAAGGCGCTTTGTTTGTGAAAAATTCCAGAGATCAACTGTCTTTGAAAGAAGGAGAACAGGCAACAGTGGATTTGATTTTCAAAAATGTATCAAAATACAACTTCCTGGATTCGATTCAGGTGGATTGGAAATGGACTAACCTGAATTCTAAAAAGGTGGAGAATTTCACTAAAAAGTTCCCAGCATTAAAAGCTGGAGAATCCATGGAGTTTAGTATTGAGTTTAATTCCATTGGAAAGGCTGGTGAAAATGAGTTAGAGGTTTTTGCAAACCCCAGAATTCAACAAGAACAGACATTTAGAAACAACCAAATAGACTTTGAAAGCTATATTTTGGTGGAGGCTGATGAAACCAGTTCTTTATTGGATGTGAACTTCGATGGGATTTATATCATGGATGGAGACATTGTTTCTCCTACTGTGATGGTGACTGCACAGCTGGTGAATGACCAGACCTTATTGTATAAGCAAGATACGGTGGGGATGGATATTTTCTTGAAGCAGAACTGTGAAGGTTGTGAATTTTCGAGGGTCAACTTTTCAAACCCCAACCTCACTTGGACTCCAGCTTCTGAGGATTCCCGATTTAAAGTTTCCTTCCTTCCAGGACCTCTGGAAGATGGGTTATATACCTTAAAAATTCAAAATGAAGATTCTCCTCAGCCCTATGAAATTACTTTTGAAGTGATCAATGAGTCTCAGATTACGAATTTTTACCCATATCCAAATCCGTTCAGCACCAGTGTCAGGTTTGTATTTACAGTAACTGGATCTGAGGTGCCTGATGAGATCAAAATTCAGATTATGACTGTGACGGGAAAAGTGGTAAGGGAAATTTTACAAAATGAATTGGGGCCAATTCGTATCGGGAATAACTTGACTGAATATGCCTGGGATGGAAAAGATGAATTTGGAGATCAATTGGCCAATGGGGTGTACATTTATCGGGTATTGGTTCGAAAGAATGGCCAGTTCATGGAGCATCGACCCACTGCAGGGGACAAAGCCTTTAAGAAAGGTTATGGGAAGATGTATTTATTGCGTTGA
- a CDS encoding VTT domain-containing protein: MTKKGSIFKTISSYLGDHPTGILAWLWVTTMPFIGSAVFAVNYDFLEQYSLSSGVDYIIYTLIGAMIMGLALLPTTLIALASGFYFGWVSLPFLILGYSLASVIGYGIGKFINMELTEQVFKKNPKFHAEVEARKEKEGSLVFFVRISPVVPFSISNFLFASMNVSLAKVLIFGIPGMLTRTVIAFTAGVLASSYLAAKQSMNSPLQWGIGLALLIIGGIGIYGYVRKRKK; the protein is encoded by the coding sequence ATGACAAAAAAGGGTAGTATTTTCAAAACTATTTCCTCCTACTTGGGAGATCATCCCACAGGGATCCTTGCCTGGCTTTGGGTGACTACAATGCCCTTCATTGGTAGTGCTGTTTTTGCAGTGAATTATGATTTCCTTGAACAATACAGTCTAAGCTCTGGAGTTGATTACATAATATACACGTTGATCGGAGCAATGATCATGGGCTTAGCTTTACTACCCACCACATTGATCGCACTGGCTTCCGGATTTTATTTCGGCTGGGTCTCATTGCCTTTTTTAATTTTAGGATACTCCCTCGCTTCTGTAATAGGTTATGGTATTGGGAAATTCATCAATATGGAACTCACCGAGCAAGTCTTTAAGAAAAACCCGAAGTTTCATGCGGAAGTAGAAGCCCGAAAAGAAAAAGAAGGTTCCTTGGTGTTTTTTGTTCGTATCAGCCCTGTAGTCCCCTTTTCTATTTCCAATTTCCTCTTCGCTTCAATGAATGTGAGTCTGGCAAAAGTGCTGATTTTTGGAATTCCTGGTATGCTTACCCGAACTGTGATCGCTTTTACTGCCGGAGTATTGGCTAGTTCCTATCTGGCTGCTAAACAATCCATGAATTCTCCTCTACAATGGGGAATTGGCTTAGCATTGTTGATTATTGGAGGAATAGGTATTTATGGATATGTGAGAAAGAGGAAGAAGTGA
- a CDS encoding cystathionine gamma-synthase, which produces MKFGTKAIHAGVAPDPSTGAIMTPIYQTSTYVQRSPGDHQGYEYSRTHNPTRTALQDNLAALENGKHGICFSSGLGAIDAVVKLFNPGDEIISTNDLYGGTYRLFTKVFERYGIKFHFVPMGDPKSIATYINENTKMIWVETPTNPMMNIIDVAGVAKVAKEHGVLLAVDNTFASPYLQNPLDQGADIVMHSVTKYLGGHSDVVMGALVLNDDELASKLVFIQNACGATPGPQDCFLVLRGIKTLHLRMERHSQNGKTIAAYLKNHPKVEKVYWPGFEDHPNHEIAKKQMRDFGGMISFTLKGNKQEDAITVMENFHLFALAESLGGVESLCGHPASMTHASIPKEEREKVGLVDSLIRLSVGVEDAEDLKQDLANALSKI; this is translated from the coding sequence ATGAAATTTGGAACCAAAGCAATCCACGCAGGAGTAGCGCCAGATCCAAGTACCGGAGCGATCATGACTCCAATTTATCAGACATCCACCTATGTGCAGCGATCTCCAGGAGATCATCAGGGCTATGAATATTCACGAACCCATAATCCTACCCGAACTGCCCTACAGGATAATCTAGCTGCCTTAGAGAATGGAAAACATGGGATTTGTTTCTCCTCTGGATTGGGAGCGATCGATGCGGTGGTGAAATTGTTCAATCCCGGAGACGAGATCATTTCTACCAATGATCTGTATGGAGGGACCTATCGCTTATTCACCAAAGTCTTTGAGCGGTATGGAATCAAATTCCATTTTGTTCCCATGGGCGATCCAAAATCCATCGCTACTTATATCAATGAAAACACGAAGATGATCTGGGTGGAAACTCCGACCAATCCTATGATGAATATTATTGATGTGGCAGGGGTAGCCAAAGTTGCCAAGGAACATGGAGTTTTACTAGCAGTTGACAATACCTTTGCTTCTCCCTACTTACAAAATCCCTTGGATCAGGGAGCAGATATTGTGATGCATTCCGTGACCAAATACCTGGGAGGACATTCTGACGTAGTTATGGGCGCTTTGGTGTTGAATGACGATGAACTTGCATCCAAGTTGGTGTTTATCCAAAATGCCTGTGGGGCGACACCAGGTCCTCAGGATTGTTTCTTAGTGCTTAGAGGCATTAAAACCTTACATCTAAGGATGGAGAGACATAGTCAAAATGGAAAGACCATTGCTGCCTATTTAAAAAACCATCCTAAAGTGGAAAAAGTCTACTGGCCTGGATTCGAAGATCATCCAAATCATGAAATTGCAAAAAAGCAAATGCGTGATTTTGGAGGCATGATTTCCTTTACTTTGAAGGGAAATAAGCAAGAAGATGCGATAACCGTCATGGAGAACTTCCATTTGTTCGCTTTGGCAGAATCTTTAGGTGGAGTGGAGTCTCTATGTGGTCATCCTGCTTCCATGACTCATGCAAGTATCCCTAAAGAAGAGCGGGAAAAAGTAGGATTGGTGGACTCCTTAATCCGATTGAGTGTGGGAGTGGAGGATGCAGAGGATCTCAAGCAAGATTTGGCAAATGCCCTTTCGAAAATCTGA
- a CDS encoding VanZ family protein, whose translation MNSHSIPNDPKIRKANQWTKALLAIYLLVLVWIILLKLGVQFSYMEKRSVNLIPFITLYLSKMEVLLNVVIFIPLGTYTATLMKSWSFSKQLFSFFLLSLLFESLQIILKIGTFDVTDLITNTMGGWIGYLLYQIFHQVLKDTVKTQQIVNRIASIGTFLMITLLILLKLNMLPIRYQ comes from the coding sequence ATGAATTCACACTCTATTCCGAATGATCCAAAAATTCGAAAAGCAAATCAATGGACCAAAGCATTATTGGCAATCTATCTGCTAGTATTGGTTTGGATCATATTATTGAAACTTGGAGTGCAGTTTTCTTATATGGAAAAGAGGAGTGTGAACCTCATTCCTTTTATAACGCTCTATTTGAGCAAAATGGAAGTCCTGTTAAATGTGGTGATATTTATTCCCCTTGGCACCTATACAGCCACATTGATGAAATCATGGAGTTTTTCAAAGCAACTATTTTCCTTTTTCCTACTTAGCCTCCTCTTTGAAAGCCTGCAGATCATTTTAAAAATCGGAACTTTTGACGTTACCGATCTAATCACCAATACCATGGGAGGATGGATTGGATACCTTTTATATCAAATATTCCATCAGGTTTTAAAGGATACTGTAAAAACTCAGCAAATCGTTAATAGGATTGCTAGTATAGGAACATTTTTAATGATCACCCTTCTAATCCTACTCAAGTTAAACATGCTACCGATCCGGTACCAATAA
- a CDS encoding cupin domain-containing protein — protein MNSNLWERFLQDTSKLAKPAQAKQLISESEIDSIQELLIEVLRGFLAKQDIHIGLKVYINKELKHEYLEKMIAHPPGKNQNLEQWSKEIFGDQKFGMILIGLEEYSNAFAEKAAEIVRPLLQQAGMPLNGLSFLFFMGNYGFTPFGIHKESTGEDGILFHLGPGLKNFYTWDDPKYNGIAHNSEVFHNIQEMMDSAEEYQLKPGDAMFIPHDVYHVADTPDFSMSFVLDYINPPVDQLENELLQLTAEENFKQHVGYGTPVRLEETNSFLRNRIDIESIGKKLEKAFERKITALKSNGGIRRKSNLIQKQLPISGNFSIQGKRIFPILLDETESERILLFARGHRIHFKKNPGLSVLVEKLNSGEWLTFDTIQELLLTHWDLIDIYGFIQDLLNTEAIQLKN, from the coding sequence ATGAATTCAAATCTCTGGGAACGTTTTTTACAAGACACTTCCAAATTAGCCAAACCGGCTCAGGCCAAGCAACTGATTTCAGAATCCGAAATTGATTCTATACAGGAGTTGTTGATTGAAGTCTTGAGAGGATTTTTAGCGAAGCAAGATATTCACATAGGCCTTAAAGTTTACATCAATAAGGAACTTAAGCATGAATACCTCGAGAAAATGATTGCTCATCCTCCAGGTAAAAACCAAAATCTAGAACAATGGTCAAAAGAGATTTTTGGCGATCAAAAATTTGGAATGATCTTGATCGGTTTGGAGGAATACAGCAATGCTTTTGCTGAAAAAGCAGCAGAAATTGTAAGGCCGCTTTTGCAACAAGCAGGAATGCCTTTGAATGGACTTTCCTTTCTTTTTTTTATGGGAAATTATGGTTTCACTCCTTTTGGGATTCATAAAGAATCAACAGGAGAAGATGGAATACTCTTTCATCTGGGCCCAGGGCTAAAAAACTTCTACACTTGGGACGATCCAAAATACAATGGAATTGCACATAACTCGGAAGTATTTCACAATATTCAGGAGATGATGGATTCAGCTGAAGAATATCAATTGAAACCCGGTGATGCCATGTTTATTCCGCATGATGTATACCATGTGGCTGACACTCCTGATTTTTCAATGAGTTTCGTTTTAGACTATATCAATCCACCTGTAGATCAACTTGAAAACGAACTCTTACAACTCACAGCAGAAGAAAACTTCAAGCAGCATGTAGGTTACGGTACTCCAGTCCGCTTAGAAGAAACCAATTCTTTTTTGAGGAATAGAATTGATATTGAGTCCATTGGGAAAAAGCTGGAGAAGGCCTTTGAACGTAAAATCACTGCTCTAAAAAGTAATGGAGGGATTCGTAGAAAATCGAATCTTATCCAAAAGCAATTACCCATATCAGGAAACTTCAGCATCCAAGGGAAAAGGATTTTCCCTATCCTATTGGACGAAACAGAATCTGAACGAATTTTATTGTTTGCCCGTGGTCATCGGATCCATTTTAAAAAGAACCCTGGGCTATCCGTCTTGGTTGAAAAACTAAATTCTGGAGAATGGTTGACTTTTGATACGATTCAAGAACTTTTATTAACCCATTGGGACCTTATTGACATTTATGGTTTTATCCAAGATTTATTGAATACAGAAGCTATCCAGTTGAAAAACTGA
- a CDS encoding Smr/MutS family protein produces the protein MNIGDKVRLIKGTEEGIIRKISSSGRVEIEIEDGFIIPALKNEVVVIHATEKSYFGEQENKAKEPEAPLPLSAPKDQGLYLAFIPINDQSLSLYLINDSKKPYLAHASEVFGDNHRTLMAGSLGVGESKKFDDRLLKEMDEWPSFLLRFIPIQNKLETALPAFERQLKMKPTQFFKHLSKAPLLGKSAYVFSLEQTTKELDIRALNQELESLQPKAQAIPTKKPPKSVDLHIEELTPNPQGMSNSAMLKLQLEVFEKNLDQAIASGMDEITFIHGLGNGVLRKEIHRHLSQLGNIKYFQDTQKDQWGYGATLVKIS, from the coding sequence ATGAATATTGGAGATAAAGTAAGATTAATCAAAGGGACGGAAGAAGGAATCATTCGAAAAATTTCATCTAGTGGAAGAGTAGAAATAGAAATTGAAGATGGCTTTATTATTCCTGCCTTAAAAAATGAAGTGGTTGTCATTCATGCCACGGAAAAAAGTTATTTCGGTGAACAGGAAAATAAAGCAAAAGAACCTGAAGCCCCCCTCCCGCTTTCAGCGCCAAAAGATCAGGGTTTGTACCTAGCCTTCATTCCTATCAATGATCAAAGTTTAAGTCTTTATCTTATAAATGATAGCAAGAAGCCTTATTTAGCACATGCCTCCGAAGTATTTGGAGATAACCACCGGACCTTGATGGCTGGATCTTTAGGGGTAGGTGAATCCAAAAAGTTTGATGACCGCCTCTTAAAAGAAATGGATGAATGGCCTTCCTTTTTACTGCGCTTTATTCCTATCCAAAACAAGTTGGAAACCGCATTGCCCGCGTTTGAAAGGCAATTAAAAATGAAGCCAACTCAATTCTTTAAGCATTTAAGCAAGGCACCATTGCTTGGAAAAAGTGCCTATGTATTTTCCTTGGAACAAACCACCAAGGAGCTGGATATCCGGGCCTTGAATCAGGAACTGGAAAGCCTGCAACCTAAAGCGCAAGCTATTCCTACCAAAAAGCCCCCAAAATCTGTGGATTTACATATTGAGGAACTGACCCCAAATCCCCAAGGAATGAGCAATTCTGCCATGCTGAAGCTTCAATTAGAGGTGTTTGAAAAGAATTTGGATCAGGCAATAGCCAGTGGTATGGATGAAATCACCTTTATCCATGGCTTAGGAAATGGAGTTTTGAGAAAAGAAATTCATCGTCATTTGAGTCAATTAGGAAATATTAAGTACTTTCAAGACACGCAGAAAGACCAATGGGGTTACGGTGCCACCTTGGTGAAAATTTCCTAA
- a CDS encoding cryptochrome/photolyase family protein — MKKITLFWFRRDLRLEDNTGLYYALQQETGVLPLFIFDRNILDDLEDQEDPRVSFIYEQVLQLKKELEEKGSTLLIKYGTPEQAYAEIFENYQVEAIYTNRDYEPYAIKRDKTIEKMAKEHGTTFLTFKDQVVFEPGEILNGSGEFYKVFTPFSKVWLQKFSETKVEPLNYFHWKNLLETEPIKGVTLEEMGFKSSDQNIPSSNPDEEIIKHYDQTRNFPALDGTSRLGIHLRFGTISIRKLAIKAKELNETYLNELIWREFYMMILFYNPQVVDKAFKPAYDQIPWRNNKKEFEAWCQGKTGYPIVDAGMRQLNQTGYMHNRVRMIVASFLTKHLLIDWRWGEAYFAKKLLDYDLSANNGGWQWAAGTGTDAQPYFRIFNPASQTEKFDKELKYVKKWVSELGTEKYPNPIVDHKFARQRALDTYKQALDR, encoded by the coding sequence ATGAAGAAAATCACCCTTTTTTGGTTCCGTAGAGATTTAAGATTAGAAGATAACACCGGGCTTTATTATGCCTTGCAACAAGAAACAGGAGTACTTCCCCTATTTATTTTTGACCGAAATATTTTAGATGACCTGGAGGATCAAGAGGACCCTCGGGTTTCTTTTATTTATGAGCAAGTCCTTCAATTAAAAAAAGAACTGGAAGAAAAAGGGAGCACTCTTTTGATAAAATACGGGACTCCCGAACAGGCTTATGCTGAGATTTTTGAGAACTATCAGGTAGAGGCAATTTATACCAATCGGGATTATGAACCCTATGCCATCAAAAGGGATAAGACCATCGAAAAAATGGCCAAAGAGCATGGAACTACTTTTCTGACGTTTAAAGATCAAGTGGTTTTTGAACCTGGAGAAATACTCAATGGCTCAGGGGAATTTTATAAAGTCTTTACCCCTTTTAGTAAAGTCTGGCTTCAGAAATTTTCAGAAACCAAGGTAGAACCGCTCAACTATTTCCATTGGAAGAACTTATTGGAAACTGAACCCATCAAGGGAGTCACCTTGGAAGAAATGGGATTTAAAAGTTCAGATCAAAATATTCCTAGTTCCAACCCAGATGAGGAAATCATCAAGCATTATGACCAAACTAGAAATTTCCCTGCCTTAGATGGCACTTCACGTTTGGGCATCCATCTGAGGTTTGGGACCATCTCCATTCGTAAGTTGGCCATAAAAGCAAAAGAACTCAATGAGACTTATCTCAATGAATTGATTTGGAGGGAATTCTACATGATGATTTTGTTTTATAATCCGCAGGTGGTGGACAAGGCTTTCAAACCAGCCTACGATCAGATACCTTGGAGAAACAATAAAAAAGAATTTGAAGCCTGGTGCCAAGGCAAAACTGGCTACCCAATTGTCGATGCTGGAATGCGCCAACTCAACCAAACTGGATACATGCACAACCGAGTCAGAATGATAGTTGCTTCTTTCTTGACCAAACATCTTTTGATTGATTGGAGATGGGGGGAGGCCTATTTTGCCAAGAAATTACTTGACTACGATTTGTCTGCAAATAATGGAGGATGGCAATGGGCTGCAGGTACGGGAACTGATGCTCAACCCTATTTCAGGATATTCAATCCAGCCTCCCAAACTGAGAAATTTGATAAAGAGTTGAAGTATGTGAAAAAATGGGTTTCAGAATTAGGAACTGAAAAGTACCCAAATCCAATTGTAGATCATAAATTCGCAAGACAAAGAGCGTTGGACACGTATAAACAAGCCTTGGATCGATGA